One Rutidosis leptorrhynchoides isolate AG116_Rl617_1_P2 unplaced genomic scaffold, CSIRO_AGI_Rlap_v1 contig355, whole genome shotgun sequence genomic region harbors:
- the LOC139883115 gene encoding protein SEEDLING PLASTID DEVELOPMENT 1, with protein MTTLSSQFLLCDIINSSSPSVNLNQIPISTLTYLQYSVSASFRRTGRVHKRIASSKSSAQSISPSEIRRPSDHRPLKNGLSQDSGNLTSTSSSDVAAELETLLDVLPLSMRKELGKHGEIGELIEVVMDLGRKPVARFPSGDWEVSEQVVKPEDLKHAISKVGDFSDDNRSGIDKSLHRISAIRNRKTQIIGLTCRVGRAVSGSAEIIRDLVEGGGSILVIGPPGVGKTTLIREIARMLADDHKKRVVIVDTSNEIGGDGDVPHAGIGRARRMQVPNVNMQHNVMIEAVENHMPETIIIDEIGTELEALAASTIAQRGVQLVGTAHGMTIDNIIKNPSLQILVGGVESVTLGDDEARKRKVQKTILERKGPPTFTCAVELISKTECRVHHRLDATVDAILAGKSPMFEVRQVASGSDDSVKTALISKQTRKEEPEKIIYKERPMEEKSDAENEEYNPTHSKKWSPSKSVAKRSSPVYVYTYNILEVDLLQVAEVMGLEDEIEVTDDIAAADAILATSSEIKQIPWIRSVANFYQLPVFVIKSNTMARMVKAVRMILGRESFGHSSKKPHKNSLDIEIEDDEPERKPTLEEIDALEEVRLAIEYIVIPGGEAVELLPRRSEIVARQLELVESYHLAAENSGTEQNPRLQILPTTLKKKSSSNFPRPTPKQTDSLTCSDAGTSVNRLPLLPE; from the exons ATGACGACTTTGAGTTCGCAGTTTCTTCTGTGTGACATCATCAATTCATCGTCCCCCTCCGTGAATCTCAACCAAATCCCAATCTCCACACTCACTTACCTCCAATATTCCGTCTCTGCCTCATTTCGTCGAACCGGTCGCGTGCATAAACGAATTGCTTCTTCCAAATCGTCTGCACAGTCGATTTCGCCCTCTGAAATCCGTAGACCATCAGATCATCGCCCGTTGAAAAATGGGTTGTCGCAGGATTCTGGGAATTTGACCTCTACTTCGAGCTCAGATGTGGCTGCTGAGCTGGAGACGCTTTTAGATGTGTTGCCATTGAGTATGAGGAAGGAGCTTGGCAAGCATGGAGAAATTGGGGAGTTGATTGAGGTTGTGATGGACTTGGGAAGAAAGCCTGTGGCCAGATTTCCATCCGGGGATTGGGAGGTTTCGGAACAGGTGGTGAAACCTGAGGATCTAAAACATGCGATATCAAAG GTTGGCGATTTTTCAGATGACAACCGTTCGGGTATTGATAAATCTTTACATCGTATTAGTGCTATTCGAAACCGTAAAACACAAATTATTGGCCTTACTTGCCGGGTGGGTAGAGCTGTGTCTGGGAGTGCTGAGATCATCCGTGACTTAGTTGAGGGAGGAGGCTCCATCTTGGTCATAGGACCACCTGGAGTTGGCAAAACTACATTAATCAG AGAAATAGCTAGAATGTTAGCCGATGATCACAAGAAAAGAGTCGTCATTGTAGATACATCAAATGAGATTGGAGGTGATGGCGATGTCCCTCATGCAGGAATTGGTCGTGCAAGAAGGATGCAAGTTCCTAATGTCAATATGCAACATAAT GTGATGATTGAAGCTGTGGAAAATCACATGCCCGAGACTATTATCATTGATGAAATTGGAACTGAACTTGAAGCTTTAGCCGCAAGCACTATTGCACAACGAGGAGTTCAGCTTGTTGGGACTGCTCATGGAATGACCATAGACAACATTATTAAAAACCCTTCTCTGCAAATCCTCGTCGGTGGAGTAGAG AGTGTCACACTTGGTGATGATGAAGCAAGGAAAAGAAAAGTGCAGAAAACAATTCTTGAAAGAAAGGGCCCACCAACATTCACATGTGCTGTTGAGTTGATATCTAAGACCGAGTGTCGTGTTCATCACAGATTAGATGCAACTGTAGATGCTATTCTAGCAG GAAAATCTCCTATGTTTGAGGTTCGTCAAGTGGCTTCTGGAAGTGATGATTCTGTTAAAACTGCTCTCATATCGAAACAAACCCGCAAAGAAGAACCTGAGAAAATTATATACAAAGAGCGACCAATGGAGGAGAAATCTGATGCTGAAAATGAAGAGTATAATCCTACTCATTCTAAGAAGTGGAGCCCTAGTAAATCAGTGGCCAAGAGGAGTTCACCAGTTTATGTGTATACTTATAAC ATCCTTGAAGTTGATCTATTACAAGTAGCAGAGGTAATGGGGCTGGAGGACGAGATAGAAGTAACCGATGACATTGCAGCAGCTGATGCAATTCTGGCAACTAGTTCCGAAATCAAGCAGATACCTTGGATCCGAAGTGTTGCTAATTTCTATCAATTGCCTGTTTTTGTCATCAAG TCCAATACGATGGCACGAATGGTTAAAGCTGTACGTATGATTCTTGGCAGAGAATCTTTTGGGCATAGCTCAAAGAAACCACACAAAAATTCCCTTGACATAGAAATTGAAGACGATGAGCCAGAAAGAAAACCCACCCTAGAAGAGATTGATGCCTTGGAG GAGGTTCGACTCGCAATCGAGTACATAGTTATTCCTGGTGGAGAGGCCGTGGAGCTTCTCCCGAGAAGATCCGAGATAGTAGCAAGACAGCTTGAACTCGTGGAAAGCTATCATTTGGCTGCTGAAAATTCCGGTACTGAGCAAAACCCACGTCTACAAATTCTTCCTACTACATTGAAAAAGAAATCTTCATCAAATTTCCCAAGGCCAACTCCAAAACAAACAGATTCACTAACTTGCAGTGATGCTGGTACTAGTGTCAACAGGCTGCCGTTGCTGCCTGAATAA
- the LOC139883116 gene encoding glycine-rich RNA-binding protein RZ1C-like, with product MAAKDDYRIFVGGLSWNVTERELEHAFNRFGKVVDSQIMLERDTGRSRGFGFITFADRRAMDDAIKDMHGKELGDRIISVNKAQPKMGGEDLDSGGYRGGGYPSNGKPSYGGRDRPAGQDECFKCGRSGHWARDCPSGGGGGRANGGGPDSFSMRPRFGGAGDRYGGDRDRFIDDRYDGGRYGGERERFDSRDRYASRDRYATDRYSGGGERFPADKYGGSDRYMHESYGRERGGYEREIGPRGGDRYGNGGPVGGRVERGFRNRPAPYDRPARGGGGGRSFDRY from the exons ATGGCGGCCAAAGACGATTACAGGATCTTCGTAGGTGGCTTATCATGGAACGTCACTGAACGAGAGCTCGAGCATGCGTTTAATCGCTTTGGCAAAGTTGTCGACTCTCAG ATTATGTTGGAAAGGGACACTGGACGTTCACGTGGGTTTGGTTTTATCACATTTGCTGACCGCCGCGCTATGGATGATGCCATAAAGGACATGCATGGAAAAGAGCTTGGTGACAGAATCATTTCTGTGAACAAGGCGCAACCGAAGATGGGGGGAGAAGATTTAGACTCTGGTGGTTACAGAGGAGGAGGATATCCTTCTAATGGCAAGCCAAGTTATGGAGGCAGAGATAGGCCTGCTGGGCAAGATGAGTGCTTTAAGTGTGGACGCTCCGGACATTGGGCTCGTGATTGTCCTtcaggtggtggtggtggccgtgCCAATGGTGGTGGTCCAGATTCATTCTCTATGCGACCTAGATTCGGAGGTGCTGGTGACCGATATGGTGGAGATCGTGATCGTTTCATAGACGATCGCTATGACGGAGGACGTTATGGAGGAGAAAGGGAAAGGTTTGATAGTAGAGATAGGTATGCCAGCCGTGACCGTTATGCCACTGACAG ATACTCAGGAGGCGGAGAGCGGTTTCCGGCAGATAAGTATGGCGGTTCGGATCGATACATGCATGAGAGCTATGGAAGAGAGAGAGGTGGCTATGAGAGGGAGATTGGTCCTCGTGGTGGAGATAGGTATGGGAATGGAGGTCCAGTTGGAGGGCGTGTTGAGAGGGGCTTCAGGAATCGGCCTGCTCCTTATGACCGACCTGCCAGGGGAGGAGGAGGAGGACGTTCCTTTGATCGTTATTGA